Proteins from one Nyctibius grandis isolate bNycGra1 chromosome 2, bNycGra1.pri, whole genome shotgun sequence genomic window:
- the SHISA2 gene encoding protein shisa-2 homolog, with amino-acid sequence MRGGRSWLLLAALGWLLPAGAAASGEYCHGWLDGQGGWRDGFQCPERFDGGDATICCGSCALRYCCSSAEARLDQGACDNDRRQGGGEPGRPGKDGPDGAAVPIYVPFLIVGSVFVAFIILGSLVAACCCRCLRPKQEPQQSRAPGGTRLMETIPMIPSASTSRGSSSRQSSTAASSSSSANSGARAPPTRSQTNCCLPEGTMNNVYVNMPTNFSVLNCQQATQIVPHQGQYLHPQYMGYAVQHDAMPLTPVPPFLDGLQSGYRQIQSPYPHTSSEQKMYPAVTV; translated from the exons ATGCGGGGCGGGcggagctggctgctgctggcggCGCTGGGCTGGCTGCTACCGGCGGGGGCCGCGGCCAGCGGCGAGTACTGCCACGGCTGGCTGGACGGGCAGGGCGGCTGGCGGGACGGCTTCCAGTGCCCCGAGCGCTTCGACGGCGGCGACGCCACCATCTGCTGCGGCAGCTGCGCCCTCCGGTACTGCTGCTCCAGCGCCGAGGCGCGCCTCGACCAGGGCGCCTGCGACAACGACCGGCGGCAGGGCGGCGGCGAGCCCGGCCGCCCCGGCAAGGACGGCCCCGACGGCGCGGCAG TGCCCATCTACGTGCCGTTCCTTATTGTTGGATCTGTATTTGTCGCCTTCATCATCTTGGGGTCGCTGGTGGCGGCTTGCTGCTGCAGATGCCTACGGCCCAAGCAGGAGCCCCAGCAGAGCCGAGCCCCCGGGGGCACCCGCCTGATGGAGACGATCCCCATGATCCCAAGTGCCAGCACCTCCCGGGGCTCCTCCTCCCGCCAGTCGAGCACTGCcgccagctccagctccagcgcCAACTCGGGGGCCCGAGCCCCCCCGACCAGGTCCCAGACCAACTGCTGCTTGCCAGAAGGGACCATGAATAATGTCTACGTCAACATGCCGACGAACTTCTCGGTGCTGAACTGCCAGCAGGCGACCCAGATCGTGCCACACCAGGGGCAGTACCTGCACCCCCAGTACATGGGCTACGCCGTGCAGCACGATGCGATGCCGCTCACGCCAGTGCCCCCCTTCCTCGACGGTTTGCAGAGTGGCTACAGGCAGATCCAGTCTCCCTACCCACACACCAGCAGCGAACAGAAGATGTACCCAGCTGTGACTGTGTAG